One window from the genome of Phalacrocorax aristotelis chromosome 20, bGulAri2.1, whole genome shotgun sequence encodes:
- the LOC142066688 gene encoding protein argonaute-1 isoform X2 encodes MSTQSQQVREVVEYMVQHFKPQIFGDRKPVYDGKKNIYTVTALPIGNERVDFEVTIPGEGKDRIFKVSIKWMAIVSWRMLHEALVSGQIPVPLESVQALDVAMRHLASMRYTPVGRSFFSPPEGYYHPLGGGREVWFGFHQSVRPAMWKMMLNIDVSATAFYKAQPVIEFMCEVLDIRNIDEQPKPLTDSQRVRFTKEIKGLKVEVTHCGQMKRKYRVCNVTRRPASHQTFPLQLESGQTVECTVAQYFKQKYNLQLKYPHLPCLQVGQEQKHTYLPLEVCNIVAGQRCIKKLTDNQTSTMIKATARSAPDRQEEISRLMKNASYNLDPYIQEFGIKVKDDMTEVTGRVLPAPILQYGGRNRAIATPNQGVWDMRGKQFYNGIEIKVWAIACFAPQKQCREEVLKNFTDQLRKISKDAGMPIQGQPCFCKYAQGADSVEPMFRHLKNTYSGLQLIIVILPGKTPVYAEVKRVGDTLLGMATQCVQVKNVVKTSPQTLSNLCLKINVKLGGINNILVPHQRSAVFQQPVIFLGADVTHPPAGDGKKPSITAVVGSMDAHPSRYCATVRVQRPRQEIIEDLSYMVRELLIQFYKSTRFKPTRIIFYRDGVPEGQLPQILHYELLAIRDACIKLEKDYQPGITYIVVQKRHHTRLFCADKNERIGKSGNIPAGTTVDTNITHPFEFDFYLCSHAGIQGTSRPSHYYVLWDDNRFTADELQILTYQLCHTYVRCTRSVSIPAPAYYARLVAFRARYHLVDKEHDSGEGSHISGQSNGRDPQALAKAVQVHQDTLRTMYFA; translated from the exons ATGTCCACGCAGAGTCAACAGGTAAG GGAAGTCGTGGAGTACATGGTACAGCACTTCAAACCGCAGATCTTCGGTGACCGAAAGCCAGTCTATGATGGGAAGAAGAACATCTACACTGTCACAGCCTTGCCCATTGGAAACGAGCGG GTTGACTTTGAGGTGACGATCCCAGGGGAAGGCAAGGACAGGATATTTAAGGTCTCCATCAAATGGATGGCCATCGTGAGCTGGCGCATGTTGCACGAGGCCCTGGTCAGCGGGCAGATCCCCGTCCCCCTGGAGTCCGTCCAGGCGCTGGATGTTGCCATGAGGCACCTGGCTTCCATGAG GTACACTCCTGTCGGCCGCTCCTTCTTCTCTCCCCCCGAAGGCTACTACCACCCCCTGGGAGGTGGCAGGGAGGTCTGGTTCGGTTTCCACCAGTCAGTCAGGCCTGCCATGTGGAAGATGATGCTCAACATCGAtg TGTCGGCCACCGCCTTCTACAAAGCCCAGCCTGTAATTGAGTTCATGTGCGAGGTGCTGGACATCCGGAACATCGATGAGCAGCCAAAGCCCCTGACGGACTCGCAGAGAGTGCGTTTCACCAAGGAGATTAAAG GTCTGAAAGTCGAGGTTACCCACTGCGGGCAGATGAAGAGGAAATACCGCGTGTGTAACGTTACCAGGCGGCCGGCCAGCCACCAGAC GTTtcccctgcagctggagagcgGTCAGACAGTGGAGTGCACAGTGGCTCAGTACTTTAAGCAGAAATACAACCTGCAGCTGAAATACCCCCACCTACCCTGCCTCCAGGTTGGCCAGGAGCAGAAGCACACGTACCTGCCCTTGGAG GTGTGCAACATCGTGGCAGGCCAGCGGTGCATCAAGAAGCTCACAGACAATCAAACATCAACCATGATAAAAGCAACAGCCAGGTCGGCCCCAGACAGGCAGGAGGAAATTAGTCGCCTG aTGAAGAATGCCAGCTACAACCTGGATCCGTACATTCAGGAGTTTGGGATCAAGGTGAAAGATGACATGACGGAGGTGACGGGGAGGGTCCTGCCAGCACCCATCCTGCAGTACGGAGGCAGG AACCGGGCCATTGCAACTCCCAACCAAGGCGTGTGGGACATGCGAGGGAAGCAGTTCTACAACGGCATTGAGATCAAAGTCTGGGCGATTGCTTGCTTTGCCCCGCAGAAGCAGTGTCGAGAGGAGGTGCTGAA GAACTTCACGGACCAGCTGCGCAAGATCTCCAAAGACGCAGGGATGCCGATCCAAGGCCAGCCCTGTTTCTGTAAATACGCCCAGGGTGCAGACAGCGTGGAGCCCATGTTCCGACACCTCAAGAACACCTATTCAGGGCTTCAGCTCATCATTGTCATCCTGCCAGGGAAAACACCGGTGTACG CCGAGGTGAAGCGTGTTGGGGACACCCTCCTGGGAATGGCCACACAGTGCGTCCAAGTCAAGAACGTGGTGAAAACCTCCCCGCAGACCCTTTCCAACCTCTGCCTCAAGATCAACGTCAAGCTTGGCGGGATCAACAACATCCTTGTGCCTCACCAGCG CTCTGCCGTCTTTCAGCAGCCGGTGATCTTCCTCGGGGCTGATGTCACTCACCCACCAGCAGGAGATGGGAAGAAACCCTCCATAACAGCT GTCGTGGGCAGCATGGACGCCCACCCCAGCCGGTACTGTGCCACGGTGCGCGTGCAGCGTCCCCGCCAGGAAATCATTGAGGACTTGTCCTACATGGTGAGGGAGCTCCTCATCCAGTTCTACAAATCCACCCGCTTCAAACCCACCAGGATCATCTTCTACCGCGACGGTGTTCCCGAGGGGCAGCTCCCGCAG atccttcactATGAACTCCTAGCGATCCGAGATGCCTGCATCAAACTGGAAAAGGATTACCAGCCTGGCATCACCTACATCGTTGTCCAGAAAAGGCATCACACCCGTCTCTTCTGCGCAGACAAGAATGAGAGG ATTGGGAAGAGCGGGAACATCCCAGCAGGAACAACAGTGGATACAAATATCACCCACCCCTTTGAGTTCGACTTCTACCTGTGCAGTCATGCAGGCATTCAG GGTACAAGCCGGCCATCCCATTACTACGTCCTCTGGGATGACAACCGGTTCACTGCGGATGAGCTGCAGATCCTCACGTACCAGCTGTGCCATACCTACGTGCGCTGCACCCGCTCGGTGTCCATCCCGGCCCCGGCGTACTACGCCCGACTGGTAGCGTTCAGAGCGCGGTACCATCTCGTGGACAAGGAGCACGACAG TGGCGAGGGCAGCCATATATCTGGACAGAGCAACGGCAGAGACCCCCAGGCCTTGGCGAAGGCTGTGCAGGTTCATCAGGACACTTTACGTACCATGTACTTTGCTTGA
- the LOC142066688 gene encoding protein argonaute-1 isoform X1, translated as MEAGPSGAAAGAYLPPLQQVFQAPRRPGIGTVGKPIKLLANYFEVDIPKIDVYHYEVDIKPDKCPRRVNREVVEYMVQHFKPQIFGDRKPVYDGKKNIYTVTALPIGNERVDFEVTIPGEGKDRIFKVSIKWMAIVSWRMLHEALVSGQIPVPLESVQALDVAMRHLASMRYTPVGRSFFSPPEGYYHPLGGGREVWFGFHQSVRPAMWKMMLNIDVSATAFYKAQPVIEFMCEVLDIRNIDEQPKPLTDSQRVRFTKEIKGLKVEVTHCGQMKRKYRVCNVTRRPASHQTFPLQLESGQTVECTVAQYFKQKYNLQLKYPHLPCLQVGQEQKHTYLPLEVCNIVAGQRCIKKLTDNQTSTMIKATARSAPDRQEEISRLMKNASYNLDPYIQEFGIKVKDDMTEVTGRVLPAPILQYGGRNRAIATPNQGVWDMRGKQFYNGIEIKVWAIACFAPQKQCREEVLKNFTDQLRKISKDAGMPIQGQPCFCKYAQGADSVEPMFRHLKNTYSGLQLIIVILPGKTPVYAEVKRVGDTLLGMATQCVQVKNVVKTSPQTLSNLCLKINVKLGGINNILVPHQRSAVFQQPVIFLGADVTHPPAGDGKKPSITAVVGSMDAHPSRYCATVRVQRPRQEIIEDLSYMVRELLIQFYKSTRFKPTRIIFYRDGVPEGQLPQILHYELLAIRDACIKLEKDYQPGITYIVVQKRHHTRLFCADKNERIGKSGNIPAGTTVDTNITHPFEFDFYLCSHAGIQGTSRPSHYYVLWDDNRFTADELQILTYQLCHTYVRCTRSVSIPAPAYYARLVAFRARYHLVDKEHDSGEGSHISGQSNGRDPQALAKAVQVHQDTLRTMYFA; from the exons ATGGAAGCGGGACCCTCGGGAGCAG CTGCAGGCGCATACCTGCCACCATTGCAGCAGGTATTTCAAGCGCCGCGTCGGCCCGGGATAGGCACTGTTGGGAAGCCCATCAAGCTCTTGGCCAACTACTTTGAAGTGGACATTCCCAAGATTGATGTGTATCATTATGAAGTGGATATCAAACCTGACAAATGTCCACGCAGAGTCAACAG GGAAGTCGTGGAGTACATGGTACAGCACTTCAAACCGCAGATCTTCGGTGACCGAAAGCCAGTCTATGATGGGAAGAAGAACATCTACACTGTCACAGCCTTGCCCATTGGAAACGAGCGG GTTGACTTTGAGGTGACGATCCCAGGGGAAGGCAAGGACAGGATATTTAAGGTCTCCATCAAATGGATGGCCATCGTGAGCTGGCGCATGTTGCACGAGGCCCTGGTCAGCGGGCAGATCCCCGTCCCCCTGGAGTCCGTCCAGGCGCTGGATGTTGCCATGAGGCACCTGGCTTCCATGAG GTACACTCCTGTCGGCCGCTCCTTCTTCTCTCCCCCCGAAGGCTACTACCACCCCCTGGGAGGTGGCAGGGAGGTCTGGTTCGGTTTCCACCAGTCAGTCAGGCCTGCCATGTGGAAGATGATGCTCAACATCGAtg TGTCGGCCACCGCCTTCTACAAAGCCCAGCCTGTAATTGAGTTCATGTGCGAGGTGCTGGACATCCGGAACATCGATGAGCAGCCAAAGCCCCTGACGGACTCGCAGAGAGTGCGTTTCACCAAGGAGATTAAAG GTCTGAAAGTCGAGGTTACCCACTGCGGGCAGATGAAGAGGAAATACCGCGTGTGTAACGTTACCAGGCGGCCGGCCAGCCACCAGAC GTTtcccctgcagctggagagcgGTCAGACAGTGGAGTGCACAGTGGCTCAGTACTTTAAGCAGAAATACAACCTGCAGCTGAAATACCCCCACCTACCCTGCCTCCAGGTTGGCCAGGAGCAGAAGCACACGTACCTGCCCTTGGAG GTGTGCAACATCGTGGCAGGCCAGCGGTGCATCAAGAAGCTCACAGACAATCAAACATCAACCATGATAAAAGCAACAGCCAGGTCGGCCCCAGACAGGCAGGAGGAAATTAGTCGCCTG aTGAAGAATGCCAGCTACAACCTGGATCCGTACATTCAGGAGTTTGGGATCAAGGTGAAAGATGACATGACGGAGGTGACGGGGAGGGTCCTGCCAGCACCCATCCTGCAGTACGGAGGCAGG AACCGGGCCATTGCAACTCCCAACCAAGGCGTGTGGGACATGCGAGGGAAGCAGTTCTACAACGGCATTGAGATCAAAGTCTGGGCGATTGCTTGCTTTGCCCCGCAGAAGCAGTGTCGAGAGGAGGTGCTGAA GAACTTCACGGACCAGCTGCGCAAGATCTCCAAAGACGCAGGGATGCCGATCCAAGGCCAGCCCTGTTTCTGTAAATACGCCCAGGGTGCAGACAGCGTGGAGCCCATGTTCCGACACCTCAAGAACACCTATTCAGGGCTTCAGCTCATCATTGTCATCCTGCCAGGGAAAACACCGGTGTACG CCGAGGTGAAGCGTGTTGGGGACACCCTCCTGGGAATGGCCACACAGTGCGTCCAAGTCAAGAACGTGGTGAAAACCTCCCCGCAGACCCTTTCCAACCTCTGCCTCAAGATCAACGTCAAGCTTGGCGGGATCAACAACATCCTTGTGCCTCACCAGCG CTCTGCCGTCTTTCAGCAGCCGGTGATCTTCCTCGGGGCTGATGTCACTCACCCACCAGCAGGAGATGGGAAGAAACCCTCCATAACAGCT GTCGTGGGCAGCATGGACGCCCACCCCAGCCGGTACTGTGCCACGGTGCGCGTGCAGCGTCCCCGCCAGGAAATCATTGAGGACTTGTCCTACATGGTGAGGGAGCTCCTCATCCAGTTCTACAAATCCACCCGCTTCAAACCCACCAGGATCATCTTCTACCGCGACGGTGTTCCCGAGGGGCAGCTCCCGCAG atccttcactATGAACTCCTAGCGATCCGAGATGCCTGCATCAAACTGGAAAAGGATTACCAGCCTGGCATCACCTACATCGTTGTCCAGAAAAGGCATCACACCCGTCTCTTCTGCGCAGACAAGAATGAGAGG ATTGGGAAGAGCGGGAACATCCCAGCAGGAACAACAGTGGATACAAATATCACCCACCCCTTTGAGTTCGACTTCTACCTGTGCAGTCATGCAGGCATTCAG GGTACAAGCCGGCCATCCCATTACTACGTCCTCTGGGATGACAACCGGTTCACTGCGGATGAGCTGCAGATCCTCACGTACCAGCTGTGCCATACCTACGTGCGCTGCACCCGCTCGGTGTCCATCCCGGCCCCGGCGTACTACGCCCGACTGGTAGCGTTCAGAGCGCGGTACCATCTCGTGGACAAGGAGCACGACAG TGGCGAGGGCAGCCATATATCTGGACAGAGCAACGGCAGAGACCCCCAGGCCTTGGCGAAGGCTGTGCAGGTTCATCAGGACACTTTACGTACCATGTACTTTGCTTGA